One window of the Anomalospiza imberbis isolate Cuckoo-Finch-1a 21T00152 chromosome 12, ASM3175350v1, whole genome shotgun sequence genome contains the following:
- the MTSS2 gene encoding protein MTSS 2 isoform X9 — protein METAEKECGALGGLFQAIINDMKSSYPIWEDFNSKATKLHSQLRTTVLAAVAFLDAFQKVADMATNTRGATRDIGSALTRMCMRHRSIEAKLRQFTNALMESLINPLQDRIEDWKKTANQLDKDHAKEYKRARHEIKKKSSDTLKLQKKARKELLGKGDLQPQLDNALQDVNDMYLLLEETEKQAVRKALIEERGRFCTFITFLQPVVNGELTMLGEITHLQGIIEDLVVLTAEPHKLPPASEQVIKDLKGSDYSWSYQTPPSSPSSSSSRKSSMCSLAQPPAAATRLSSVSSHDSGFISQDAAYSKPPSPMPSDITSQKSSSSASSEASETCQSVSECSSPTSDWSKASPYDQPVVPTLQRRKDRVEHLREAEMGSPAGGYPGIGGEDAPRPRMSPATIAAKHGEEVSPAASDLAMVLTRGLSLEHQKSSRDSLQYSSGYSTQTTTPSCSEDTIPSQGSDYDCYSVNGDVECDPQSDFDKSSTIPRNSNIAQNYRRMIQTKRPASTAGLPTGTNLPAGTTPGVATIRRTPSTKPSVRRTLSNAGPIPIRPPIVPVKTPTVPDSPGYAGPTRVGSEECVFYADDASPNPLDFAKASPKRLSLPNTAWGGGAMEISVYPGAGQHLSAEEEEDQQLAANRHSLVEKIGELVAGAHALGEGQFPFPTALVGSGPSEETPAPPPAASMDPPAEDMLVAIRRGVRLRRTVTNDRSAPRIS, from the exons ATGGAGACGGCGGAGAAGGAGTGCGGAGCCCTCGGCGGCCTCTTCCAAGCCATCATCAACGACATGAAG AGCTCCTACCCCATATGGGAGGATTTCAACTCGAAGGCCACCAAGCTGCACTCCCAGCTCAG GACCACGGTGCTGGCCGCAGTTGCCTTCCTGGATGCCTTCCAGAAAGTGGCCGACATGGCCACCAACACCCGAG GTGCCACGAGGGACATCGGCTCGGCGCTGACCCGGATGTGCATGCGGCACCGCAGCATCGAGGCCAAGCTCCGGCAGTTCACCAA tgccctCATGGAGAGCCTGATAAACCCTTTGCAGGACAGGATTGAGGACTGGAAGAAAACTGCCAATCAGCTGGACAAGGACCATGCGAAAG AGTACAAGCGCGCACGGCATGAGATCAAGAAAAAGTCCTCTGACACCCTCAAGCTCCAGAAAAAGGCTCGCAAAG AGCTACTTG GGAAGGGGgacctgcagccccagctggacAATGCGCTGCAGGACGTCAATGACATGtacctgctgctggaggagacgGAGAAGCAGGCGGTCCGCAAAGCCCTCATCGAGGAGCGGGGCCGCTTCTGCACCTTCATCACCTTCCTGCAGCCCGTGGTG AACGGGGAGCTCACCATGCTGGGAGAAATCACCCACCTACAGGGCATCATCGAGGACCTGGTGGTGCTCACTGCTGAGCCCCACAAGTTGCCCCCCGCCAGTGAGCAG GTGATCAAGGACCTGAAGGGCTCTGACTACAGCTGGTCCTACCAGACGCCCCCATCCTcgcccagcagctccagctcccgcAAGTCCAGCATGTGCAG CCTGGCGcagccccccgccgccgccacccGCCTCTCCAGCGTCTCCTCCCACGACTCCGGCTTCATCTCCCAAGACGCCGCTTATTCCAAACCACCTTCCCCCATGCCCTCGGACATCACCAGCCAG AAGTCCTCCAGCTCGGCGTCCTCAGAGGCATCCGAAACCTGCCAGTCAGTTAGCGAGTGCAGCTCCCCCACCTCG GACTGGTCCAAGGCCAGCCCCTATGACCAGCCGGTGGTCCCTACCCTGCAGCGGCGCAAGGACCGCGTGGAGCACCTGCGGGAGGCCGAGATGGGCTCTCCTGCTGGTGGGTACCCGGGCATCGGTGGCGAGGATGCTCCCAGGCCCCGGATGTCGCCGGCTACAATTGCTGCCAAG CATGGGGAGGAGGTGTCCCCTGCCGCCAGCGACCTGGCCATGGTCTTGACCCGTGGGCTGAGTTTGGAGCACCAGAAGAGCAGCCGAGATTCGCTGCAGTACTCCAGTGGCTACAGCACGCAGACCACCACCCCCTCCTGCTCTGAGGACACCATCCCTTCCCAAG GCTCCGACTACGACTGCTACTCGGTGAACGGTGACGTGGAGTGTGACCCCCAGAGTGATTTTGACAAGTCCTCCACCATCCCACGCAACAGCAACATCGCCCAGAACTACCGTCGGATGATCCAGACCAAGCGTCCCGCCTCCACCGCCGGGCTGCCCACCGGCACCAACCTACCGGCCGGCACCACCCCGGGGGTGGCCACCATCCGCCGCACGCCCTCCACCAAGCCCTCGGTCCGCCGTACGCTCTCCAATGCTGGCCCCATCCCCATCCGACCCCCCATCGTCCCCGTGAAGACCCCCACGGTGCCCGACTCCCCTGGCTATGCCGGCCCAACACGGGTGGGCAGTGAAGAGTGCGTCTTCTATGCTGATGATGCCTCTCCGAACCCCCTGGATTTTGCCAAAGCTTCGCCCAAGCGGCTGAGCCTTCCCAACACCGCCTGGGGTGGCGGTGCCATGGAGATCTCTGTCTACCCCGGGGCCGGCCAGCACCTCTCcgctgaggaagaggaggaccAACAGTTGGCTGCCAACCGGCACAGTTTGGTGGAGAAGATTGGGGAGCTGGTGGCCGGCGCCCACGCCCTTGGGGAAGGCCAGTTCCCCTTCCCCACCGCCCTCGTGGGGTCCGGGCCCAGCGAGGAGacccccgcgccgccccctGCGGCCTCCATGGACCCCCCGGCCGAAGACATGCTGGTGGCCATCCGGCGCGGGGTGCGCCTGCGCAGGACCGTCACCAATGACAGGTCGGCCCCGCGGATATCGTGA
- the MTSS2 gene encoding protein MTSS 2 isoform X6: METAEKECGALGGLFQAIINDMKSSYPIWEDFNSKATKLHSQLRTTVLAAVAFLDAFQKVADMATNTRGATRDIGSALTRMCMRHRSIEAKLRQFTNALMESLINPLQDRIEDWKKTANQLDKDHAKEYKRARHEIKKKSSDTLKLQKKARKELLGKGDLQPQLDNALQDVNDMYLLLEETEKQAVRKALIEERGRFCTFITFLQPVVNGELTMLGEITHLQGIIEDLVVLTAEPHKLPPASEQVIKDLKGSDYSWSYQTPPSSPSSSSSRKSSMCSSVSSAKGGMAWPGGAQTCSPSSTYRYRSLAQPPAAATRLSSVSSHDSGFISQDAAYSKPPSPMPSDITSQDWSKASPYDQPVVPTLQRRKDRVEHLREAEMGSPAGGYPGIGGEDAPRPRMSPATIAAKQHGEEVSPAASDLAMVLTRGLSLEHQKSSRDSLQYSSGYSTQTTTPSCSEDTIPSQGSDYDCYSVNGDVECDPQSDFDKSSTIPRNSNIAQNYRRMIQTKRPASTAGLPTGTNLPAGTTPGVATIRRTPSTKPSVRRTLSNAGPIPIRPPIVPVKTPTVPDSPGYAGPTRVGSEECVFYADDASPNPLDFAKASPKRLSLPNTAWGGGAMEISVYPGAGQHLSAEEEEDQQLAANRHSLVEKIGELVAGAHALGEGQFPFPTALVGSGPSEETPAPPPAASMDPPAEDMLVAIRRGVRLRRTVTNDRSAPRIS; encoded by the exons ATGGAGACGGCGGAGAAGGAGTGCGGAGCCCTCGGCGGCCTCTTCCAAGCCATCATCAACGACATGAAG AGCTCCTACCCCATATGGGAGGATTTCAACTCGAAGGCCACCAAGCTGCACTCCCAGCTCAG GACCACGGTGCTGGCCGCAGTTGCCTTCCTGGATGCCTTCCAGAAAGTGGCCGACATGGCCACCAACACCCGAG GTGCCACGAGGGACATCGGCTCGGCGCTGACCCGGATGTGCATGCGGCACCGCAGCATCGAGGCCAAGCTCCGGCAGTTCACCAA tgccctCATGGAGAGCCTGATAAACCCTTTGCAGGACAGGATTGAGGACTGGAAGAAAACTGCCAATCAGCTGGACAAGGACCATGCGAAAG AGTACAAGCGCGCACGGCATGAGATCAAGAAAAAGTCCTCTGACACCCTCAAGCTCCAGAAAAAGGCTCGCAAAG AGCTACTTG GGAAGGGGgacctgcagccccagctggacAATGCGCTGCAGGACGTCAATGACATGtacctgctgctggaggagacgGAGAAGCAGGCGGTCCGCAAAGCCCTCATCGAGGAGCGGGGCCGCTTCTGCACCTTCATCACCTTCCTGCAGCCCGTGGTG AACGGGGAGCTCACCATGCTGGGAGAAATCACCCACCTACAGGGCATCATCGAGGACCTGGTGGTGCTCACTGCTGAGCCCCACAAGTTGCCCCCCGCCAGTGAGCAG GTGATCAAGGACCTGAAGGGCTCTGACTACAGCTGGTCCTACCAGACGCCCCCATCCTcgcccagcagctccagctcccgcAAGTCCAGCATGTGCAG CAGCGTTAGCAGTGCCAAGGGTGGCATGGCGTGGCCCGGCGGGGCTCAGACCTGCTCACCCAGTTCCACCTATCGCTACCGCAGCCTGGCGcagccccccgccgccgccacccGCCTCTCCAGCGTCTCCTCCCACGACTCCGGCTTCATCTCCCAAGACGCCGCTTATTCCAAACCACCTTCCCCCATGCCCTCGGACATCACCAGCCAG GACTGGTCCAAGGCCAGCCCCTATGACCAGCCGGTGGTCCCTACCCTGCAGCGGCGCAAGGACCGCGTGGAGCACCTGCGGGAGGCCGAGATGGGCTCTCCTGCTGGTGGGTACCCGGGCATCGGTGGCGAGGATGCTCCCAGGCCCCGGATGTCGCCGGCTACAATTGCTGCCAAG CAGCATGGGGAGGAGGTGTCCCCTGCCGCCAGCGACCTGGCCATGGTCTTGACCCGTGGGCTGAGTTTGGAGCACCAGAAGAGCAGCCGAGATTCGCTGCAGTACTCCAGTGGCTACAGCACGCAGACCACCACCCCCTCCTGCTCTGAGGACACCATCCCTTCCCAAG GCTCCGACTACGACTGCTACTCGGTGAACGGTGACGTGGAGTGTGACCCCCAGAGTGATTTTGACAAGTCCTCCACCATCCCACGCAACAGCAACATCGCCCAGAACTACCGTCGGATGATCCAGACCAAGCGTCCCGCCTCCACCGCCGGGCTGCCCACCGGCACCAACCTACCGGCCGGCACCACCCCGGGGGTGGCCACCATCCGCCGCACGCCCTCCACCAAGCCCTCGGTCCGCCGTACGCTCTCCAATGCTGGCCCCATCCCCATCCGACCCCCCATCGTCCCCGTGAAGACCCCCACGGTGCCCGACTCCCCTGGCTATGCCGGCCCAACACGGGTGGGCAGTGAAGAGTGCGTCTTCTATGCTGATGATGCCTCTCCGAACCCCCTGGATTTTGCCAAAGCTTCGCCCAAGCGGCTGAGCCTTCCCAACACCGCCTGGGGTGGCGGTGCCATGGAGATCTCTGTCTACCCCGGGGCCGGCCAGCACCTCTCcgctgaggaagaggaggaccAACAGTTGGCTGCCAACCGGCACAGTTTGGTGGAGAAGATTGGGGAGCTGGTGGCCGGCGCCCACGCCCTTGGGGAAGGCCAGTTCCCCTTCCCCACCGCCCTCGTGGGGTCCGGGCCCAGCGAGGAGacccccgcgccgccccctGCGGCCTCCATGGACCCCCCGGCCGAAGACATGCTGGTGGCCATCCGGCGCGGGGTGCGCCTGCGCAGGACCGTCACCAATGACAGGTCGGCCCCGCGGATATCGTGA
- the MTSS2 gene encoding protein MTSS 2 isoform X11, whose product METAEKECGALGGLFQAIINDMKSSYPIWEDFNSKATKLHSQLRTTVLAAVAFLDAFQKVADMATNTRGATRDIGSALTRMCMRHRSIEAKLRQFTNALMESLINPLQDRIEDWKKTANQLDKDHAKEYKRARHEIKKKSSDTLKLQKKARKGKGDLQPQLDNALQDVNDMYLLLEETEKQAVRKALIEERGRFCTFITFLQPVVNGELTMLGEITHLQGIIEDLVVLTAEPHKLPPASEQVIKDLKGSDYSWSYQTPPSSPSSSSSRKSSMCSVSSAKGGMAWPGGAQTCSPSSTYRYRSLAQPPAAATRLSSVSSHDSGFISQDAAYSKPPSPMPSDITSQDWSKASPYDQPVVPTLQRRKDRVEHLREAEMGSPAGGYPGIGGEDAPRPRMSPATIAAKHGEEVSPAASDLAMVLTRGLSLEHQKSSRDSLQYSSGYSTQTTTPSCSEDTIPSQGSDYDCYSVNGDVECDPQSDFDKSSTIPRNSNIAQNYRRMIQTKRPASTAGLPTGTNLPAGTTPGVATIRRTPSTKPSVRRTLSNAGPIPIRPPIVPVKTPTVPDSPGYAGPTRVGSEECVFYADDASPNPLDFAKASPKRLSLPNTAWGGGAMEISVYPGAGQHLSAEEEEDQQLAANRHSLVEKIGELVAGAHALGEGQFPFPTALVGSGPSEETPAPPPAASMDPPAEDMLVAIRRGVRLRRTVTNDRSAPRIS is encoded by the exons ATGGAGACGGCGGAGAAGGAGTGCGGAGCCCTCGGCGGCCTCTTCCAAGCCATCATCAACGACATGAAG AGCTCCTACCCCATATGGGAGGATTTCAACTCGAAGGCCACCAAGCTGCACTCCCAGCTCAG GACCACGGTGCTGGCCGCAGTTGCCTTCCTGGATGCCTTCCAGAAAGTGGCCGACATGGCCACCAACACCCGAG GTGCCACGAGGGACATCGGCTCGGCGCTGACCCGGATGTGCATGCGGCACCGCAGCATCGAGGCCAAGCTCCGGCAGTTCACCAA tgccctCATGGAGAGCCTGATAAACCCTTTGCAGGACAGGATTGAGGACTGGAAGAAAACTGCCAATCAGCTGGACAAGGACCATGCGAAAG AGTACAAGCGCGCACGGCATGAGATCAAGAAAAAGTCCTCTGACACCCTCAAGCTCCAGAAAAAGGCTCGCAAAG GGAAGGGGgacctgcagccccagctggacAATGCGCTGCAGGACGTCAATGACATGtacctgctgctggaggagacgGAGAAGCAGGCGGTCCGCAAAGCCCTCATCGAGGAGCGGGGCCGCTTCTGCACCTTCATCACCTTCCTGCAGCCCGTGGTG AACGGGGAGCTCACCATGCTGGGAGAAATCACCCACCTACAGGGCATCATCGAGGACCTGGTGGTGCTCACTGCTGAGCCCCACAAGTTGCCCCCCGCCAGTGAGCAG GTGATCAAGGACCTGAAGGGCTCTGACTACAGCTGGTCCTACCAGACGCCCCCATCCTcgcccagcagctccagctcccgcAAGTCCAGCATGTGCAG CGTTAGCAGTGCCAAGGGTGGCATGGCGTGGCCCGGCGGGGCTCAGACCTGCTCACCCAGTTCCACCTATCGCTACCGCAGCCTGGCGcagccccccgccgccgccacccGCCTCTCCAGCGTCTCCTCCCACGACTCCGGCTTCATCTCCCAAGACGCCGCTTATTCCAAACCACCTTCCCCCATGCCCTCGGACATCACCAGCCAG GACTGGTCCAAGGCCAGCCCCTATGACCAGCCGGTGGTCCCTACCCTGCAGCGGCGCAAGGACCGCGTGGAGCACCTGCGGGAGGCCGAGATGGGCTCTCCTGCTGGTGGGTACCCGGGCATCGGTGGCGAGGATGCTCCCAGGCCCCGGATGTCGCCGGCTACAATTGCTGCCAAG CATGGGGAGGAGGTGTCCCCTGCCGCCAGCGACCTGGCCATGGTCTTGACCCGTGGGCTGAGTTTGGAGCACCAGAAGAGCAGCCGAGATTCGCTGCAGTACTCCAGTGGCTACAGCACGCAGACCACCACCCCCTCCTGCTCTGAGGACACCATCCCTTCCCAAG GCTCCGACTACGACTGCTACTCGGTGAACGGTGACGTGGAGTGTGACCCCCAGAGTGATTTTGACAAGTCCTCCACCATCCCACGCAACAGCAACATCGCCCAGAACTACCGTCGGATGATCCAGACCAAGCGTCCCGCCTCCACCGCCGGGCTGCCCACCGGCACCAACCTACCGGCCGGCACCACCCCGGGGGTGGCCACCATCCGCCGCACGCCCTCCACCAAGCCCTCGGTCCGCCGTACGCTCTCCAATGCTGGCCCCATCCCCATCCGACCCCCCATCGTCCCCGTGAAGACCCCCACGGTGCCCGACTCCCCTGGCTATGCCGGCCCAACACGGGTGGGCAGTGAAGAGTGCGTCTTCTATGCTGATGATGCCTCTCCGAACCCCCTGGATTTTGCCAAAGCTTCGCCCAAGCGGCTGAGCCTTCCCAACACCGCCTGGGGTGGCGGTGCCATGGAGATCTCTGTCTACCCCGGGGCCGGCCAGCACCTCTCcgctgaggaagaggaggaccAACAGTTGGCTGCCAACCGGCACAGTTTGGTGGAGAAGATTGGGGAGCTGGTGGCCGGCGCCCACGCCCTTGGGGAAGGCCAGTTCCCCTTCCCCACCGCCCTCGTGGGGTCCGGGCCCAGCGAGGAGacccccgcgccgccccctGCGGCCTCCATGGACCCCCCGGCCGAAGACATGCTGGTGGCCATCCGGCGCGGGGTGCGCCTGCGCAGGACCGTCACCAATGACAGGTCGGCCCCGCGGATATCGTGA
- the MTSS2 gene encoding protein MTSS 2 isoform X5: METAEKECGALGGLFQAIINDMKSSYPIWEDFNSKATKLHSQLRTTVLAAVAFLDAFQKVADMATNTRGATRDIGSALTRMCMRHRSIEAKLRQFTNALMESLINPLQDRIEDWKKTANQLDKDHAKEYKRARHEIKKKSSDTLKLQKKARKGKGDLQPQLDNALQDVNDMYLLLEETEKQAVRKALIEERGRFCTFITFLQPVVNGELTMLGEITHLQGIIEDLVVLTAEPHKLPPASEQVIKDLKGSDYSWSYQTPPSSPSSSSSRKSSMCSVSSAKGGMAWPGGAQTCSPSSTYRYRSLAQPPAAATRLSSVSSHDSGFISQDAAYSKPPSPMPSDITSQKSSSSASSEASETCQSVSECSSPTSDWSKASPYDQPVVPTLQRRKDRVEHLREAEMGSPAGGYPGIGGEDAPRPRMSPATIAAKQHGEEVSPAASDLAMVLTRGLSLEHQKSSRDSLQYSSGYSTQTTTPSCSEDTIPSQGSDYDCYSVNGDVECDPQSDFDKSSTIPRNSNIAQNYRRMIQTKRPASTAGLPTGTNLPAGTTPGVATIRRTPSTKPSVRRTLSNAGPIPIRPPIVPVKTPTVPDSPGYAGPTRVGSEECVFYADDASPNPLDFAKASPKRLSLPNTAWGGGAMEISVYPGAGQHLSAEEEEDQQLAANRHSLVEKIGELVAGAHALGEGQFPFPTALVGSGPSEETPAPPPAASMDPPAEDMLVAIRRGVRLRRTVTNDRSAPRIS, encoded by the exons ATGGAGACGGCGGAGAAGGAGTGCGGAGCCCTCGGCGGCCTCTTCCAAGCCATCATCAACGACATGAAG AGCTCCTACCCCATATGGGAGGATTTCAACTCGAAGGCCACCAAGCTGCACTCCCAGCTCAG GACCACGGTGCTGGCCGCAGTTGCCTTCCTGGATGCCTTCCAGAAAGTGGCCGACATGGCCACCAACACCCGAG GTGCCACGAGGGACATCGGCTCGGCGCTGACCCGGATGTGCATGCGGCACCGCAGCATCGAGGCCAAGCTCCGGCAGTTCACCAA tgccctCATGGAGAGCCTGATAAACCCTTTGCAGGACAGGATTGAGGACTGGAAGAAAACTGCCAATCAGCTGGACAAGGACCATGCGAAAG AGTACAAGCGCGCACGGCATGAGATCAAGAAAAAGTCCTCTGACACCCTCAAGCTCCAGAAAAAGGCTCGCAAAG GGAAGGGGgacctgcagccccagctggacAATGCGCTGCAGGACGTCAATGACATGtacctgctgctggaggagacgGAGAAGCAGGCGGTCCGCAAAGCCCTCATCGAGGAGCGGGGCCGCTTCTGCACCTTCATCACCTTCCTGCAGCCCGTGGTG AACGGGGAGCTCACCATGCTGGGAGAAATCACCCACCTACAGGGCATCATCGAGGACCTGGTGGTGCTCACTGCTGAGCCCCACAAGTTGCCCCCCGCCAGTGAGCAG GTGATCAAGGACCTGAAGGGCTCTGACTACAGCTGGTCCTACCAGACGCCCCCATCCTcgcccagcagctccagctcccgcAAGTCCAGCATGTGCAG CGTTAGCAGTGCCAAGGGTGGCATGGCGTGGCCCGGCGGGGCTCAGACCTGCTCACCCAGTTCCACCTATCGCTACCGCAGCCTGGCGcagccccccgccgccgccacccGCCTCTCCAGCGTCTCCTCCCACGACTCCGGCTTCATCTCCCAAGACGCCGCTTATTCCAAACCACCTTCCCCCATGCCCTCGGACATCACCAGCCAG AAGTCCTCCAGCTCGGCGTCCTCAGAGGCATCCGAAACCTGCCAGTCAGTTAGCGAGTGCAGCTCCCCCACCTCG GACTGGTCCAAGGCCAGCCCCTATGACCAGCCGGTGGTCCCTACCCTGCAGCGGCGCAAGGACCGCGTGGAGCACCTGCGGGAGGCCGAGATGGGCTCTCCTGCTGGTGGGTACCCGGGCATCGGTGGCGAGGATGCTCCCAGGCCCCGGATGTCGCCGGCTACAATTGCTGCCAAG CAGCATGGGGAGGAGGTGTCCCCTGCCGCCAGCGACCTGGCCATGGTCTTGACCCGTGGGCTGAGTTTGGAGCACCAGAAGAGCAGCCGAGATTCGCTGCAGTACTCCAGTGGCTACAGCACGCAGACCACCACCCCCTCCTGCTCTGAGGACACCATCCCTTCCCAAG GCTCCGACTACGACTGCTACTCGGTGAACGGTGACGTGGAGTGTGACCCCCAGAGTGATTTTGACAAGTCCTCCACCATCCCACGCAACAGCAACATCGCCCAGAACTACCGTCGGATGATCCAGACCAAGCGTCCCGCCTCCACCGCCGGGCTGCCCACCGGCACCAACCTACCGGCCGGCACCACCCCGGGGGTGGCCACCATCCGCCGCACGCCCTCCACCAAGCCCTCGGTCCGCCGTACGCTCTCCAATGCTGGCCCCATCCCCATCCGACCCCCCATCGTCCCCGTGAAGACCCCCACGGTGCCCGACTCCCCTGGCTATGCCGGCCCAACACGGGTGGGCAGTGAAGAGTGCGTCTTCTATGCTGATGATGCCTCTCCGAACCCCCTGGATTTTGCCAAAGCTTCGCCCAAGCGGCTGAGCCTTCCCAACACCGCCTGGGGTGGCGGTGCCATGGAGATCTCTGTCTACCCCGGGGCCGGCCAGCACCTCTCcgctgaggaagaggaggaccAACAGTTGGCTGCCAACCGGCACAGTTTGGTGGAGAAGATTGGGGAGCTGGTGGCCGGCGCCCACGCCCTTGGGGAAGGCCAGTTCCCCTTCCCCACCGCCCTCGTGGGGTCCGGGCCCAGCGAGGAGacccccgcgccgccccctGCGGCCTCCATGGACCCCCCGGCCGAAGACATGCTGGTGGCCATCCGGCGCGGGGTGCGCCTGCGCAGGACCGTCACCAATGACAGGTCGGCCCCGCGGATATCGTGA
- the MTSS2 gene encoding protein MTSS 2 isoform X3 encodes METAEKECGALGGLFQAIINDMKSSYPIWEDFNSKATKLHSQLRTTVLAAVAFLDAFQKVADMATNTRGATRDIGSALTRMCMRHRSIEAKLRQFTNALMESLINPLQDRIEDWKKTANQLDKDHAKEYKRARHEIKKKSSDTLKLQKKARKELLGKGDLQPQLDNALQDVNDMYLLLEETEKQAVRKALIEERGRFCTFITFLQPVVNGELTMLGEITHLQGIIEDLVVLTAEPHKLPPASEQVIKDLKGSDYSWSYQTPPSSPSSSSSRKSSMCSVSSAKGGMAWPGGAQTCSPSSTYRYRSLAQPPAAATRLSSVSSHDSGFISQDAAYSKPPSPMPSDITSQKSSSSASSEASETCQSVSECSSPTSDWSKASPYDQPVVPTLQRRKDRVEHLREAEMGSPAGGYPGIGGEDAPRPRMSPATIAAKQHGEEVSPAASDLAMVLTRGLSLEHQKSSRDSLQYSSGYSTQTTTPSCSEDTIPSQGSDYDCYSVNGDVECDPQSDFDKSSTIPRNSNIAQNYRRMIQTKRPASTAGLPTGTNLPAGTTPGVATIRRTPSTKPSVRRTLSNAGPIPIRPPIVPVKTPTVPDSPGYAGPTRVGSEECVFYADDASPNPLDFAKASPKRLSLPNTAWGGGAMEISVYPGAGQHLSAEEEEDQQLAANRHSLVEKIGELVAGAHALGEGQFPFPTALVGSGPSEETPAPPPAASMDPPAEDMLVAIRRGVRLRRTVTNDRSAPRIS; translated from the exons ATGGAGACGGCGGAGAAGGAGTGCGGAGCCCTCGGCGGCCTCTTCCAAGCCATCATCAACGACATGAAG AGCTCCTACCCCATATGGGAGGATTTCAACTCGAAGGCCACCAAGCTGCACTCCCAGCTCAG GACCACGGTGCTGGCCGCAGTTGCCTTCCTGGATGCCTTCCAGAAAGTGGCCGACATGGCCACCAACACCCGAG GTGCCACGAGGGACATCGGCTCGGCGCTGACCCGGATGTGCATGCGGCACCGCAGCATCGAGGCCAAGCTCCGGCAGTTCACCAA tgccctCATGGAGAGCCTGATAAACCCTTTGCAGGACAGGATTGAGGACTGGAAGAAAACTGCCAATCAGCTGGACAAGGACCATGCGAAAG AGTACAAGCGCGCACGGCATGAGATCAAGAAAAAGTCCTCTGACACCCTCAAGCTCCAGAAAAAGGCTCGCAAAG AGCTACTTG GGAAGGGGgacctgcagccccagctggacAATGCGCTGCAGGACGTCAATGACATGtacctgctgctggaggagacgGAGAAGCAGGCGGTCCGCAAAGCCCTCATCGAGGAGCGGGGCCGCTTCTGCACCTTCATCACCTTCCTGCAGCCCGTGGTG AACGGGGAGCTCACCATGCTGGGAGAAATCACCCACCTACAGGGCATCATCGAGGACCTGGTGGTGCTCACTGCTGAGCCCCACAAGTTGCCCCCCGCCAGTGAGCAG GTGATCAAGGACCTGAAGGGCTCTGACTACAGCTGGTCCTACCAGACGCCCCCATCCTcgcccagcagctccagctcccgcAAGTCCAGCATGTGCAG CGTTAGCAGTGCCAAGGGTGGCATGGCGTGGCCCGGCGGGGCTCAGACCTGCTCACCCAGTTCCACCTATCGCTACCGCAGCCTGGCGcagccccccgccgccgccacccGCCTCTCCAGCGTCTCCTCCCACGACTCCGGCTTCATCTCCCAAGACGCCGCTTATTCCAAACCACCTTCCCCCATGCCCTCGGACATCACCAGCCAG AAGTCCTCCAGCTCGGCGTCCTCAGAGGCATCCGAAACCTGCCAGTCAGTTAGCGAGTGCAGCTCCCCCACCTCG GACTGGTCCAAGGCCAGCCCCTATGACCAGCCGGTGGTCCCTACCCTGCAGCGGCGCAAGGACCGCGTGGAGCACCTGCGGGAGGCCGAGATGGGCTCTCCTGCTGGTGGGTACCCGGGCATCGGTGGCGAGGATGCTCCCAGGCCCCGGATGTCGCCGGCTACAATTGCTGCCAAG CAGCATGGGGAGGAGGTGTCCCCTGCCGCCAGCGACCTGGCCATGGTCTTGACCCGTGGGCTGAGTTTGGAGCACCAGAAGAGCAGCCGAGATTCGCTGCAGTACTCCAGTGGCTACAGCACGCAGACCACCACCCCCTCCTGCTCTGAGGACACCATCCCTTCCCAAG GCTCCGACTACGACTGCTACTCGGTGAACGGTGACGTGGAGTGTGACCCCCAGAGTGATTTTGACAAGTCCTCCACCATCCCACGCAACAGCAACATCGCCCAGAACTACCGTCGGATGATCCAGACCAAGCGTCCCGCCTCCACCGCCGGGCTGCCCACCGGCACCAACCTACCGGCCGGCACCACCCCGGGGGTGGCCACCATCCGCCGCACGCCCTCCACCAAGCCCTCGGTCCGCCGTACGCTCTCCAATGCTGGCCCCATCCCCATCCGACCCCCCATCGTCCCCGTGAAGACCCCCACGGTGCCCGACTCCCCTGGCTATGCCGGCCCAACACGGGTGGGCAGTGAAGAGTGCGTCTTCTATGCTGATGATGCCTCTCCGAACCCCCTGGATTTTGCCAAAGCTTCGCCCAAGCGGCTGAGCCTTCCCAACACCGCCTGGGGTGGCGGTGCCATGGAGATCTCTGTCTACCCCGGGGCCGGCCAGCACCTCTCcgctgaggaagaggaggaccAACAGTTGGCTGCCAACCGGCACAGTTTGGTGGAGAAGATTGGGGAGCTGGTGGCCGGCGCCCACGCCCTTGGGGAAGGCCAGTTCCCCTTCCCCACCGCCCTCGTGGGGTCCGGGCCCAGCGAGGAGacccccgcgccgccccctGCGGCCTCCATGGACCCCCCGGCCGAAGACATGCTGGTGGCCATCCGGCGCGGGGTGCGCCTGCGCAGGACCGTCACCAATGACAGGTCGGCCCCGCGGATATCGTGA